One part of the Rutidosis leptorrhynchoides isolate AG116_Rl617_1_P2 chromosome 1, CSIRO_AGI_Rlap_v1, whole genome shotgun sequence genome encodes these proteins:
- the LOC139886085 gene encoding uncharacterized protein, whose product MDAKNNDSKMNIAIIHPDLGIGGAERLIVDAAVELASHGHDVHIFTSHHDRTRCFEETLAGTFEVTVYGSFLPRHIFYRFHAVCAYLRCIFVALCVLFKWQTFDVVITDQVSVVVPIMKLKKSTKVVFYCHFPDLLLAKHTTLLRRIYRMPINFLEQLTTGMADLILVNSKFTASTFAATFKRLDALGIKPAVLYPAVNVDQFSEPNAYKLNFLSINRFERKKNMDLVISAFAMLGSPDATLTIAGGFDKRLKENVDYLEQLKFLADIKGVSNQVKFITSCSTSERNALLSDCLCVMYTPKDEHFGIVPLEAMAAYKPVIACNSGGPVETVKDGETGFLCDPTPQSFSSAMAKFLKDPSLAERMGANARTHVATRFSTKTFGNQLNQYIMDLVAETKLHERPKSD is encoded by the exons ATGGATGCGAAGAATAACGACTCGAAGATGAACATCGCAATTATTCATCCTGATCTCGGAATCG GTGGAGCTGAAAGGTTAATAGTTGATGCAGCAGTTGAACTTGCATCTCATGGTCATGATGTTCACATATTCACTTCTCATCATGACAGGACTCGTTGTTTCGAGGAAACTTTAGCCG GTACATTTGAAGTTACAGTATATGGATCTTTTCTTCCTAGGCATATCTTTTATCGTTTTCATGCTGTATGTGCGTACCTGCGTTGCATATTCGTAGCTCTTTGTGTGTTGTTTAAGTGGCAAACTTTTGATGTTGTAATCACTGATCAAGTCTCTGTTGTCGTTCCAATTATGAAGTTAAAGAAGTCTACAAAG GTTGTTTTCTATTGTCATTTTCCTGATTTGTTGCTGGCTAAACACACGACTCTTCTTAGAAGGATATATCGGATGCCCATAAACTTTTTAGAACAATTAACAACGGGGATGGCAGATCTGATTCTTGTTAACAGCAAATTTACTGCATCTACTTTTGCTGCAACCTTTAAGCGGCTTGATGCTTTGGGGATAAAACCAGCCGTGCTTTATCCAGCTGTAAATGTGGATCAGTTCAGCGAACCGAATGCTTACAA GTTGAATTTCCTTTCAATCAACCGTTTTGAAAGGAAAAAGAACATGGATTTGGTAATATCGGCATTTGCAATGCTTGGCTCTCCTGATGCGACATTGACTATTGCAG GAGGATTCGATAAGCGGTTGAAAGAAAATGTTGACTACTTGGAGCAACTAAAATTCTTGGCAGATATTAAAGGTGTTTCTAACCAGGTCAAGTTCATCACGTCTTGTTCCACTTCCGAAAGAAATGCCCTTCTCTCTGATTGCCTGTGTGTCATGTATACTCCCAAG GATGAACATTTTGGAATCGTTCCACTGGAGGCCATGGCCGCCTATAAACCCGTGATAGCCTGCAATAGTGGTGGACCAGTTGAGACAGTGAAAGATGGTGAGACTGGGTTCTTGTGTGACCCGACCCCACAAAGCTTCTCGTCTGCCATGGCCAAGTTCTTAAAGGATCCCTCATTGGCTGAAAGAATGGGCGCAAATGCACGAACCCATGTTGCCACCAGGTTCTCTACCAAGACCTTTGGCAACCAATTGAATCAATATATTATGGATTTAGTAGCGGAGACCAAACTACACGAACGACCTAAATCAGATTGA